A section of the Carassius carassius chromosome 17, fCarCar2.1, whole genome shotgun sequence genome encodes:
- the LOC132091008 gene encoding uncharacterized protein LOC132091008, with product MALRTSMSTQVQKHLSHKEVQNATALMCHRPQTALKFYKAYCSVEEALELRKSMSNSIQLSRKQMVESGSSLMSNEGLVEDCDERNVCPVETVETVKSLALQCTAKAVKSKQGVKETETVIPQGRHPHQDEESVSVEAIGVFSSGADEKTQEPTEETVFVSDNGNTVEATTTSSTAEQKELIKSPPASKICGRQRRAAQTSKKEMAKAPAVLSLIEEENLSEEVFDQPAVDTSPHLPVTEEQAETMVKSVRANRNTKQSKMTVVVEVHRVADPEPSVAVVSSRKRNAVTKAKSEVTENVASSEKPVKPVKHTRRTAKAPGSKKENTIAQADSEFVAANENIKLSRRGKAVAPSAPKTSTTLKRKSNVAIEVADESINEEPLPKRRGRVASSSEIVAEFSTKEKTSEAEPKKAKPTLKKTYNRVARGQKMTAQEPDPAPTKAQASVSGINTRKVRSVKNLRK from the exons GTGCAGAAGCATCTTAGTCACAAAGAGGTCCAAAATGCCACGGCACTCATGTGCCACAGGCCACAAACGGCCCTGAAATTTTATAAGGCGTATTGTTCTGTCGAAGAAGCTTTGGAACTTCGAAAAAGCATGAGTAATTCAATTCAACTCTCCAGGAAACAG atgGTAGAGTCTGGTTCTTCACTGATGTCAAATGAAG GTTTGGTTGAGGACTGTGACGAAAGAAATGTCTGTCCAGTTGAAACCGTGGAGACTGTAAAATCTTTGGCTCTCCAGTGTACAGCTAAAGCAGTTAAATCTAAACAGGGTGTTAAAGAGACTGAGACTGTAATTCCCCAGGGAAGACACCCTCACCAGGATGAAGAGTCAGTTTCAGTTGAAGCTATTGGAGTATTTTCTTCTGGGGCAGATGAGAAAACCCAGGAGCCGACTGAAGAAACTGTATTCGTGTCTGATAATGGCAACACAGTTGAAGCTACCACAACTTCATCCACTGCTGAGCAAAAGGAGTTAATTAAGTCTCCACCTGCCAGCAAAATTTGTGGCAGACAAAGAAGAGCAGCACAGACATCAAAAAAGGAAATGGCCAAAGCACCTGCTGTGTTGTCATTAATTGAAGAGGAAAATCTGAGTGAAGAGGTTTTTGACCAACCCGCTGTAGATACTAGCCCACATTTACCTGTAACTGAAGAACAAGCAGAAACAATGGTAAAATCTGTGAGGGCAAATAGGAACACAAAACAGTCAAAAATGACCGTTGTAGTTGAGGTCCATCGTGTTGCAGACCCTGAACCATCAGTCGCTGTCGTGTCTAGCCGTAAACGTAATGCAGTTACCAAGGCAAAGTCTGAGGTTACAGAAAATGTGGCTTCATCAGAAAAGCCTGTTAAGCCCGTTAAACATACCAGGAGAACAGCAAAAGCTCCTGGATCAAAGAAAGAAAATACCATAGCACAAGCAGATTCTGAATTTGTTGCAGCTAATGAAAATATCAAGCTTTCGAGAAGAGGAAAGGCAGTGGCTCCCTCTGCCCCCAAGACGTCAACTACCCTTAAAAGGAAAAGTAATGTGGCGATTGAGGTAGCAGATGAGTCCATAAATGAGGAACCTTTACCAAAGAGAAGAGGCAGAGTAGCCAGCAGCTCTGAAATTGTAGCAGAGTTTTCCACCAAAGAGAAAACATCTGAAGCGGAACCAAAAAAGGCTAAGCCTACTCTCAAGAAAACTTACAATAGAGTTGCAAGAGGACAGAAAATGACAGCCCAAGAACCAGATCCAGCACCTACTAAGGCTCAAGCATCTGTTTCAG GAATCAACACTCGAAAAGTAAGGAGTGTGAAAAATTTGAGAAAGTAG